The following coding sequences are from one Vidua chalybeata isolate OUT-0048 unplaced genomic scaffold, bVidCha1 merged haplotype W_reject_10, whole genome shotgun sequence window:
- the LOC128783032 gene encoding uncharacterized protein LOC128783032 isoform X7 → MALALCLFLPLLLAVALPARAAQAAPLQARGAAWDGDMAHPDALLDDSLENSLGEILLENAGGPSPWKNSDTGEKKSLEAARHLDQMLSDLERRREMKRKAVLKAAFPGGSSGPLAAPAAGSEAMPGTVTGAWDGDMASPDALLDDSLENSLGENLLENAGGPSPWKNSDTGEKKSLEAARHLDQMLSDLERRREMKRKAVLKAAFPGGSSGPLAAPAAGSEAMPGTVTGDEHASKASPAAGMEDGLEPLGDSAGVSAGRTFQAPFLVAVHKPGSHRRGPPRGRNRSTKHMKSLEASKHLDQMLSDLERRREMDQRALLKAALPEGSRGSVPAPDTRREEMPDSATEDVITETGIFAPDPVRLPRIVCPQDVRRSCMIGTVVTLFTVPLVLIGCYLGIRKLYQSRRSVVDFSPQLSCNSAHSIGSLTRSHAALELWPVRGCPKNSAEGSAAAQCFHWPLHCWALSWGARWGCSQCWLPLRLQEQPRGHRAQAEQVLNSIWATQLRTGQCLFSSSCKVSW, encoded by the exons ATGGCCCTTGCTCTGTGCCTcttcctcccgctcctcctggccgtggccctgcctgccagggctgcccaggctgctccgcTGCAAGCGCGGGGAGCAG CTTGGGATGGCGACATGGCTCATCCAGATGCCCTATTGGATGACAGCTTGGAGAATTCTCTTGGAGAAATTCTCTTGGAGAATGCTGGAG GTCCTTCTCCATGGAAGAACTCAGacactggagaaaagaaatccctggaggcagccagacacctggaccagatgctgagtgatctggagagacgccgtg agatgaagcgaaaggctgtgctgaaggcagcatttcctggaggaagcagtggcccattggcagcccctgctgcaggaagtgaggcgatgccaggcacagtcacaggag CTTGGGATGGCGACATGGCTTCTCCAGATGCCCTATTGGATGACAGCTTGGAGAATTCTCTTGGAGAGAATCTCTTGGAGAATGCTGGAG GTCCTTCTCCATGGAAGAACTCAGacactggagaaaagaaatccctggaggcagccagacacctggaccagatgctgagtgatctggagagacgccgtg agatgaagcgaaaggctgtgctgaaggcagcatttcctggaggaagcagtggcccattggcagcccctgctgcaggaagtgaggcgatgccaggcacagtcacaggag ATGAGCATGCTAGCaaggcttctccagcagctgggatggaagATGGTTTGGAACCCTTGGGAGATTCTGCAG gtgtgtctgcagggaggactTTTCAGGCTCCTTTCCTGGTTGCTGTGCACAAGCCCGGCTCCCATCGCAGGG GTCCGCCAAGAGGGAGGAACAGATCTACTAAACACATGAAGTCCCTGGAGGCATCGAAACACCTGGACCAGATGCTGAGTGATCTGGAGAGACgccgtg agatGGACCAAAGGGCtttgctgaaggcagcacttcCTGAAGGAAGCCGTGGCTCCGTGCCAGCCCCCGATACACGAAGGGAGGAGATGCCAGACAGTGCCACAGAAG acgttatcactgaaacaggaatatttgccCCGGATCCAGTGCGCCTCCCAAGAATTGTCTGCCCCCAGGATGTGCGCAGGTCCTGCATGATAGGCACGGTGGTGACACTGTTCACCGTGCCCCTCGTGCTGATCGGCTGCTATCTTGGCATTCGGAAGCTGTACCAGAGCAGACGGTcagttgttgatttttctccacagctttcttgTAACTCTGCTCATAGCATTGGTAGCCTGACTCGTAGTCatgctgcactggagctgtggccagtccgtggttgtccaaagaactctgctgagggctctgctgctgcccagtgctttcattggcctcttcattgctgggccttgtcctggggggcccgctggggctgcagccagtgctggctcccactgaggctgcaagagcagccccgggggcacagggcacaggcagagcaagTTCTCAACAGTATTTGGGccacacagctcaggacaggacagtGCTTATTTAGTAGCTCATGTAAAGTTTCATGGTGA